GCAAGGGCATCAATTTCTATTCCCTGGAACGGGAGGTAGCCCTCGGCAAAGCCCTGGCTCAGGAAGTGGAGCGGCAGTCGAAGCTGGTGGATGACCCGGTGGTCACGGAGTACGTGAATCGGGTGGGGCAGAACCTGGTGCGCAATTCAGACGCCAGGGTTCCGTTCACGATCAAGGTCATCGACTCCGACGAAATCAATGCCTTTGCTCTTCCCGGGGGCTTCTTCTACGTGAACACGGGCCTGGTGCTGGCCGCCGATGAAGAGGCCGAGCTGGCCGGAGTGATGGCTCATGAGATCGCTCACGTCACCGCCCGCCACGCCACCCGGAACGCCACCAAGGCCGAACTGGTTCAATTGGCCAGCATCGGGCTGATCTTTATCGGCGGGTGGCCCGGCTTCGGCATTCACCAGGCCGCCAGCTTTCTGATCCCCCTGAAGTTCCTGCAATTCTCCCGCTCCGCAGAACGCGAGGCCGATTTCCTCGGCCTGCAGTACATGTACAAGGCGGGCTACGACCCTAACGCCTTCATCTCTTTCTTTGAGAAAGTGCGCGGCGAGGAAAAGAAGCGACCCGGGCGGGTGCCCAAGGCTTTTTCCACCCATCCGCCCACACCCGAGCGCATCGTCAAAGCTCAGGAAGAGATTGCCCAGGTACTTCCCTCGCGGCCAGAATACATCGTGACCACTTCCGAGTTCAGCACCGTCAAGGCTCGTCTGGGTCGTTTGGAGATGGGCCGCAAACCAAAAGAAGGCGATCCGGATCGGCCCACCCTTCGCAAGCGCAGCGAGCGCGCTGACAAAGATGCCGAGGCTCAAAAGGAGGCGGGCGCCAGCCCCGATGACGATCGGCCGGTCCTCAAGCGCAAGCCGGACAAACCGCCGGACAAACCCAAAGACCCTGACGCTCCCAGCAATCCCGGCAGCTAACCCTGGTCCGGGCCGGGCGCCAGGCGCGCTACGGAAGGGAAATTCTTGAAAAGGGAAACGGGCGGCCCGCCGTGGCGGG
The window above is part of the Candidatus Acidiferrales bacterium genome. Proteins encoded here:
- a CDS encoding M48 family metallopeptidase, with the protein product MKLRDRLLGFVVACCLAGAPALAGDKKKKADVSQIGNRDVGKGINFYSLEREVALGKALAQEVERQSKLVDDPVVTEYVNRVGQNLVRNSDARVPFTIKVIDSDEINAFALPGGFFYVNTGLVLAADEEAELAGVMAHEIAHVTARHATRNATKAELVQLASIGLIFIGGWPGFGIHQAASFLIPLKFLQFSRSAEREADFLGLQYMYKAGYDPNAFISFFEKVRGEEKKRPGRVPKAFSTHPPTPERIVKAQEEIAQVLPSRPEYIVTTSEFSTVKARLGRLEMGRKPKEGDPDRPTLRKRSERADKDAEAQKEAGASPDDDRPVLKRKPDKPPDKPKDPDAPSNPGS